A section of the Bacillus sp. HSf4 genome encodes:
- a CDS encoding IscS subfamily cysteine desulfurase, translated as MIYLDYAATTPMSKDALQAFEKLSTHLYGNSSSLHDAGGKADSILRHCRNRLAALISGEPEGVYFTSGGTESNFLAIHSILNGLPADKRHFLMTEMEHQSIHILKRHLDMLGFEVSLVKPNAAGIITIDILKQHLRPDTGLVSIQHANSETGVIQPLAELSSYLHDRGVLLHSDCVQTFGKIPVHAAQLGIDALSVSSHKVYGPKGTGAVYIRPGVNWKPVYPGTLHENGFRSGTVNVPAIGAFITAAEETAGKMNAVFEKQQMLRSHFLRGAKERSLPLSLAVPESADSEVLPHILGCFFHSFEGQYVMLECNRRGICISTGSACSAGYHEPSNTMNALQVPRELALQFIRISFGCDTTKEHIAKLLNVLTDMNHEKGDQRIDRRIKTYGN; from the coding sequence GTGATTTATCTTGATTATGCAGCGACAACACCGATGTCAAAGGATGCTCTGCAAGCGTTCGAAAAACTGAGCACTCATCTTTACGGCAATTCAAGCAGCCTGCACGATGCCGGAGGAAAGGCGGACAGCATATTACGACACTGCCGAAACAGACTGGCGGCATTGATTTCAGGTGAACCTGAAGGTGTTTATTTTACAAGCGGCGGCACCGAATCTAATTTTTTGGCGATCCACTCGATTTTGAACGGACTCCCTGCCGATAAACGGCATTTCCTGATGACAGAAATGGAACATCAATCGATCCATATTTTAAAACGGCATCTTGACATGCTTGGATTTGAGGTGAGCTTGGTGAAGCCAAATGCCGCCGGGATCATCACCATCGACATCCTAAAACAGCATCTGCGGCCGGATACAGGTCTTGTTTCCATCCAGCACGCGAATTCCGAAACAGGCGTCATCCAGCCGCTGGCTGAGCTCTCTTCCTATTTGCATGACCGCGGTGTGCTTTTGCATAGCGACTGTGTTCAGACATTTGGCAAAATCCCTGTTCATGCTGCTCAGCTTGGAATCGATGCATTGTCTGTGTCAAGTCATAAAGTATACGGCCCTAAAGGAACGGGAGCGGTCTATATCCGGCCCGGTGTGAATTGGAAGCCGGTCTATCCCGGTACATTGCATGAGAATGGTTTTCGAAGCGGCACAGTCAATGTTCCCGCCATCGGGGCTTTTATCACGGCTGCTGAAGAAACAGCCGGCAAAATGAATGCTGTTTTTGAGAAGCAACAGATGCTGCGGAGCCATTTTTTGCGGGGAGCAAAAGAACGGAGCCTGCCGCTTTCCCTTGCCGTTCCCGAATCGGCCGACTCAGAGGTGCTTCCGCATATTCTGGGTTGTTTTTTTCATTCCTTTGAAGGACAATATGTTATGTTGGAATGTAATCGGCGCGGAATCTGCATATCAACCGGAAGCGCATGTTCTGCCGGCTATCATGAGCCGTCAAACACGATGAACGCCCTTCAGGTTCCGAGGGAGCTGGCGCTTCAATTCATCCGGATTTCCTTCGGATGTGACACAACCAAGGAACACATTGCGAAACTGTTGAATGTATTGACAGATATGAATCATGAGAAAGGAGACCAACGGATTGACAGACGGATTAAAACTTATGGGAACTGA
- a CDS encoding transcription repressor NadR, with protein MTDGLKLMGTERRNKLLAWLKASEAPLTGSELAKKASVSRQVIVQDISLLKAKNEPIIATSQGYMYLRSAAGEKQPVQRIIACDHRPEKTEEELNLIVDFGVSVKDVTIEHPVYGDLTASIRVSTRKEVSDFVKKISSTNAAYLSQLTNGIHLHTLEANEEEKIDQACEALKKAGILISE; from the coding sequence TTGACAGACGGATTAAAACTTATGGGAACTGAGCGGCGCAACAAGCTGCTTGCCTGGCTTAAGGCATCGGAGGCTCCGTTAACGGGAAGCGAGCTCGCCAAAAAAGCTTCTGTTTCCCGACAGGTCATCGTACAAGACATTTCGTTGTTAAAAGCGAAGAATGAACCGATTATTGCAACAAGCCAAGGGTATATGTACCTGCGCTCCGCAGCCGGAGAAAAACAGCCGGTGCAGCGGATCATCGCCTGTGATCACCGCCCTGAAAAAACAGAAGAAGAGTTGAACTTGATCGTTGATTTTGGCGTCTCAGTCAAGGATGTCACAATTGAACATCCGGTCTACGGCGATTTGACGGCATCCATCAGGGTGAGCACGAGAAAAGAAGTCTCAGACTTTGTCAAAAAAATATCCTCCACAAATGCCGCTTACTTGTCACAGCTGACAAACGGCATCCATCTCCACACATTGGAGGCGAATGAAGAGGAAAAAATCGATCAGGCTTGCGAGGCCCTCAAAAAAGCGGGTATCCTCATTTCCGAATAA